The window ATCCACTGGTTACGCCGATATTGGCCATCAACATTGCTACTACCGCAGCGATGATCAAAATAATGCCTCCCGAGGCATCGCTACTAAAAAAACGATGTAGATGTTTCACTTTTATTCTCTCTATTGGGTGAATACTTCGTAATTACTATCTTACTCCGCATAACTCATCGTTAATATTAGATTATTCATGATGAATAGATCGGTTTTTACGATCTAAAAATCTGGGATTGTTTCGTTCCTGTTCAGGACGGATCCGAAAAAATAAAAAAGCCTGAGACTCTTCAGTCCCAGGCTTTTTATCAAATTTATGGCGGTAAATTAACGCGTCAGGTCGTCAAAGAACTTCTTCACGCCGTCGAAGAAGCTTTTAGAACGCGGGCTGTTTTGTTCGCCCGTTGGGCCGCCAAAACTGTCCTGCAGATCTTTCAGCAACTGTTTCTGCTTGTCGTTCAAACCAACCGGGGTTTCAACCACCACGCGACACAGCAGATCGCCCTGAGCACCACCGCGTACCGACTTAACGCCTTTACCACGCATACGGAAAAGTTTACCGGTTTGCGTTTCGCCAGGGACTTTTAACTTCACCCGGCCATCCAGCGTCGGGACTTCAATCTCGCCGCCCAGCGCAGCCATCGCAAAGTTGATCGGCACTTCACAGTACAGGTTATTTCCTTCACGTTCGAAAATCGGGTGCTGTTTCACCTGCACCTGAACGTACAAATCGCCTGACGGTGCGCCATGCTCACCCGCTTCGCCTTCACCAGATAAACGAATACGGTCACCGGTATCAACCCCTGCCGGGATTTTAACGGACAGTGTTTTGCTCTTCTCTACGCGGCCATGCCCGTGACATTTGTTGCACGGATCTTTAATCAGCGTACCGCGGCCCTGACAGTGTGGACAGGTCTGCTGTACGGCAAAGAAACCCTGACGCATCTGCACCTGACCGGAACCGTGACAGGTCGGACAGGTCTGCGGCTGAGTCCCGGATTTCGCGCCGCTGCCGTGGCAAACGTCACACTCTTCCAGCGTAGGAATACGGATCTCTTTGGTGACGCCACGCACGGCTTCTTCCAGAGTGAGATCCATGTTGTAACGTAAATCCGCACCACGTGAGGCGCGCTGACGGCCACGACCACCGCCAAAGATATCGCCAAACACGTCACCAAAGATATCGCTGAAGTCAGCACCGCCGCCGAAACCGCCACCGCCGCCCATACCGCCTTGCTCAAACGCAGCATGACCGTACTGATCGTAAGCCGCGCGTTTTTGCGCGTCGGTCAGGATCTCGTAGGCTTCTTTGATCTCTTTGAATTTGGCTTCGGCCTCTTTATCACCCTGGTTACGGTCCGGGTGAAATTTCATGGCCAGGCGCTTATAGGCCTTTTTGATTTCACGCTCTTCCGCTGTTTTGGAAACGCCCAAAATCTCGTAATAGTCTTGCTTAGCCATCTCTTTTTATCTGCCCCTAACATGCGTGCACGGGCGGAGAGGAAACCTCTTCGCCCGTGCCAGTGTTTTACCCGTTCAAAGGGCGATTATTTTTTGTCTTTCACTTCTTCAAACTCAGCGTCGACAACATCGTCATCTTTCGCGTTGTTCGCGGAAGCATCAGCTGAACCCGCCTGCTGCTGTGCATGCTGCTGCTGAGCGATTTCCATCAGTTTCTGGGAAACCTGTGCCAGCGTCTGCATTTTCGCTTCGATATCTGCTTTGTCTTCGCCTTTCAAAGACGTTTCCAGCGCAGTCAGAGCGGACTCGATAGCAGTTTTGTCGTCAGCCGGCAGTTTATCGCCTGCTTCTTCAACCTGCTTGCGAGTGCTGTGCAGCAGATGGTCACCCTGGTTACGGGTCTGGACCAGCTCTTCAAACTTACGGTCAGATTCTGCGTTCGCTTCTGCTTCGCGAACCATTTTCTGAATTTCTTCTTCGTTCAGACCAGAAGACGCCTTGATGGTGATCTTCTGCTCTTTACCGCTGTTTTTATCTTTCGCAGAAACGTGCAGGATACCGTCAGCATCGATATCGAAGGTCACTTCGATCTGCGGCATACCGCGCGGTGCCGGGCTGATACCATCCAGGTTAAACTGACCCAGATCTTTGTTATCAGCAGCACGTTTACGTTCACCCTGCAGCACATGGATGGTTACCGCAGACTGGTTGTCTTCAGCGGTAGAGAACACCTGGCTGTGCTTGGTCGGGATAGTGGTGTTTTTCGCGATCAGCGGAGTCATCACGCCGCCCATGGTTTCGATACCCAGAGACAGCGGGGTAACGTCCAGCAGCAGTACGTCTTTAACATCACCGGTCAATACACCACCCTGAACAGCAGCACCGATTGCCACAGCTTCGTCCGGGTTAACGTCTTTACGCGGTTCTTTACCGAAGAACTCAGCAACTTTCTTCTGTACCATCGGCATACGAGTCTGACCACCGACCAGGATAACGTCCTGAACGTCAG of the Citrobacter freundii genome contains:
- the dnaJ gene encoding molecular chaperone DnaJ, which produces MAKQDYYEILGVSKTAEEREIKKAYKRLAMKFHPDRNQGDKEAEAKFKEIKEAYEILTDAQKRAAYDQYGHAAFEQGGMGGGGGFGGGADFSDIFGDVFGDIFGGGRGRQRASRGADLRYNMDLTLEEAVRGVTKEIRIPTLEECDVCHGSGAKSGTQPQTCPTCHGSGQVQMRQGFFAVQQTCPHCQGRGTLIKDPCNKCHGHGRVEKSKTLSVKIPAGVDTGDRIRLSGEGEAGEHGAPSGDLYVQVQVKQHPIFEREGNNLYCEVPINFAMAALGGEIEVPTLDGRVKLKVPGETQTGKLFRMRGKGVKSVRGGAQGDLLCRVVVETPVGLNDKQKQLLKDLQDSFGGPTGEQNSPRSKSFFDGVKKFFDDLTR